The proteins below are encoded in one region of Balaenoptera acutorostrata chromosome 11, mBalAcu1.1, whole genome shotgun sequence:
- the RACGAP1 gene encoding rac GTPase-activating protein 1 isoform X1: MEMETMMLNMRNLFEQLARRMEILSEGNELQFIQLAKDFEDFRKKWQRTDHELGKYKDLLMKVETERSALDVKLKHARNQVDVEIKRRQRAEADCEKLERQIQLIREMLMCDTSGSIQLSEEQRSALAFLNRGQPSSGNAGNKRLSTIDESGSILSDISFDKTDESLDWDSSLVKTFKLKKREKRRSSNRQFIDGPPGPVKKTRSIGSTADQGNESIVAKTTVTVPSDGGPIEAVSTIETVPYWTRSRRKTGSLQPWNSDSTLSSRQPEPKTDTDGSNTPQSNGGMRLHDFVSKTVIKPESCVPCGKRIKFGKLSLKCRDCRVVSHPECRDRCPLPCIPTLIGTPVKIGEGMLADYVSQTSPMIPSIVVHCVNEIEQRGLTETGLYRISGCDRTVKELKEKFLRVKTVPLLSKVDDIHAICSLLKDFLRNLKEPLLTFRLNKTFMEAAEITDEDNSIAAMYQAVGELPQANRDTLAFLMIHLQRVAQSPSTKMDVANLAKVFAPTIVAHAVPNPDPVIMLQDIKRQPKVVERLLSLPLEYWSQFMMVEQENIDPMHVIENSNAFSTPQTPDVKVSLLGPLTTPEHQLLKTPSSSSLSKRVRSTFTKNTPRFGSKSKSATNLGRQGNFFASPMLK, from the exons ATGGAG ATGGAAACTATGATGCTGAATATGCGGAATCTGTTTGAGCAGCTTGCACGCCGGATGGAGATTCTCAGTGAAGGAAATGAACTCC AATTTATCCAGTTGGCAAAGGACTTCGAAGATTTCCGTAAAAAGTGGCAGAGAACAGATCACGAGCTGGGCAAATACAAGGATCTTTTGATGAAAGTAGAGACTGAGCGTAGTGCTCTGGATGTTAAGCTGAAGCATGCACGCAATCAGGTGGATGTAGAGATCAAACGGAGACAGCGAGCTGAGGCTGACTGTGAAAAGCTG GAAAGACAGATTCAGCTGATTCGAGAGATGCTCATGTGTGACACATCTGGCAGCATTCAACTAAGCGAGGAGCAAAGATCAGCTCTGGCTTTTCTCAACAGAGGCCAACCATCCAGCGGCAATGCTGGGAACAAAAG ACTGTCAACCATTGATGAATCTGGTTCCATTTTATCGGATATCAGCTTTGACAAGACTGATGAATCGCTG GATTGGGATTCTTCTTTGGTAAAGACTTTTaaactgaagaagagagaaaagagg CGTTCTAGTAACCGACAGTTCATTGATGGTCCCCCCGGACCTGTAAAGAAAACTCGTTCCATTGGCTCCACAGCAGACCAG GGAAATGAATCCATAGTTGCAAAAACTACAGTGACTGTTCCCAGTGATGGCGGGCCCATTGAAGCTGTGTCCACTATTGAGACTGTGCCGTATTGGACCAGGAGCCGAAGGAAAACAG GTTCTTTACAGCCTTGGAACAGTGACTCCACCTTGAGCAGCAGGCAGCCGGAGCCAAAAACCGACACAGACGGCTCCAACACTCCACAAAGCAATGGAGGGATGCGCCTGCATGACTTTGTCTCTAAGACG GTTATTAAACCCGAATCTTGTGTACCATGTGGAAAGCGAATAAAATTTGGCAAGCTGTCTCTGAAGTGTCGAGACTGTCGTGTGGTCTCTCATCCAGAATGTCGGGACCGCTGTCCCCTTCCCTGCATTCCTACCCTGATAGGGACACCTGTCAAGATCGGAGAA GGAATGTTGGCAGATTATGTGTCCCAGACTTCTCCAATGATCCCTTCAATTGTTGTCCACTGTGTAAATGAGATTGAGCAGAGAGGGCTGACCGAG ACAGGCCTGTATCGGATCTCAGGCTGTGACCGGACAGTAAAAGAGCTGAAAGAGAAATTCCTCAGAGTGAAAACTGTACCCCTCCTCAGCAAAGTGGATGATATCCATGCTATCTGTAGCCTCCTGAAAGACTTCCTTCGAAACCTCAAAGAACCCCTTCTGACCTTTCGGCTAAACAAGACCTTTATGGAAGCAGCAG aaATCACAGATGAGGACAACAGCATAGCTGCCATGTAccaggctgttggtgagctgccCCAGGCCAACAGAGACACATTAGCTTTCCTCATGATTCACTTGCAGAG AGTGGCTCAGAGCCCAAGCACTAAAATGGATGTTGCAAATCTGGCTAAAGTCTTTGCCCCTACAATAGTTGCCCATGCTGTGCCCAATCCAGATCCAGTGATAATGTTACAGGACATCAAGCGTCAACCCAAG GTGGTAGAGCGCCTGCTTTCACTACCCCTGGAATACTGGAGTCAGTTCATGATGGTGGAACAAGAGAACATTGACCCCATGCATGTCATCGAAAACTCAAATGCCTTTTCAACACCACAGACCCCAGATGTTAAAG
- the RACGAP1 gene encoding rac GTPase-activating protein 1 isoform X2, whose amino-acid sequence METMMLNMRNLFEQLARRMEILSEGNELQFIQLAKDFEDFRKKWQRTDHELGKYKDLLMKVETERSALDVKLKHARNQVDVEIKRRQRAEADCEKLERQIQLIREMLMCDTSGSIQLSEEQRSALAFLNRGQPSSGNAGNKRLSTIDESGSILSDISFDKTDESLDWDSSLVKTFKLKKREKRRSSNRQFIDGPPGPVKKTRSIGSTADQGNESIVAKTTVTVPSDGGPIEAVSTIETVPYWTRSRRKTGSLQPWNSDSTLSSRQPEPKTDTDGSNTPQSNGGMRLHDFVSKTVIKPESCVPCGKRIKFGKLSLKCRDCRVVSHPECRDRCPLPCIPTLIGTPVKIGEGMLADYVSQTSPMIPSIVVHCVNEIEQRGLTETGLYRISGCDRTVKELKEKFLRVKTVPLLSKVDDIHAICSLLKDFLRNLKEPLLTFRLNKTFMEAAEITDEDNSIAAMYQAVGELPQANRDTLAFLMIHLQRVAQSPSTKMDVANLAKVFAPTIVAHAVPNPDPVIMLQDIKRQPKVVERLLSLPLEYWSQFMMVEQENIDPMHVIENSNAFSTPQTPDVKVSLLGPLTTPEHQLLKTPSSSSLSKRVRSTFTKNTPRFGSKSKSATNLGRQGNFFASPMLK is encoded by the exons ATGGAAACTATGATGCTGAATATGCGGAATCTGTTTGAGCAGCTTGCACGCCGGATGGAGATTCTCAGTGAAGGAAATGAACTCC AATTTATCCAGTTGGCAAAGGACTTCGAAGATTTCCGTAAAAAGTGGCAGAGAACAGATCACGAGCTGGGCAAATACAAGGATCTTTTGATGAAAGTAGAGACTGAGCGTAGTGCTCTGGATGTTAAGCTGAAGCATGCACGCAATCAGGTGGATGTAGAGATCAAACGGAGACAGCGAGCTGAGGCTGACTGTGAAAAGCTG GAAAGACAGATTCAGCTGATTCGAGAGATGCTCATGTGTGACACATCTGGCAGCATTCAACTAAGCGAGGAGCAAAGATCAGCTCTGGCTTTTCTCAACAGAGGCCAACCATCCAGCGGCAATGCTGGGAACAAAAG ACTGTCAACCATTGATGAATCTGGTTCCATTTTATCGGATATCAGCTTTGACAAGACTGATGAATCGCTG GATTGGGATTCTTCTTTGGTAAAGACTTTTaaactgaagaagagagaaaagagg CGTTCTAGTAACCGACAGTTCATTGATGGTCCCCCCGGACCTGTAAAGAAAACTCGTTCCATTGGCTCCACAGCAGACCAG GGAAATGAATCCATAGTTGCAAAAACTACAGTGACTGTTCCCAGTGATGGCGGGCCCATTGAAGCTGTGTCCACTATTGAGACTGTGCCGTATTGGACCAGGAGCCGAAGGAAAACAG GTTCTTTACAGCCTTGGAACAGTGACTCCACCTTGAGCAGCAGGCAGCCGGAGCCAAAAACCGACACAGACGGCTCCAACACTCCACAAAGCAATGGAGGGATGCGCCTGCATGACTTTGTCTCTAAGACG GTTATTAAACCCGAATCTTGTGTACCATGTGGAAAGCGAATAAAATTTGGCAAGCTGTCTCTGAAGTGTCGAGACTGTCGTGTGGTCTCTCATCCAGAATGTCGGGACCGCTGTCCCCTTCCCTGCATTCCTACCCTGATAGGGACACCTGTCAAGATCGGAGAA GGAATGTTGGCAGATTATGTGTCCCAGACTTCTCCAATGATCCCTTCAATTGTTGTCCACTGTGTAAATGAGATTGAGCAGAGAGGGCTGACCGAG ACAGGCCTGTATCGGATCTCAGGCTGTGACCGGACAGTAAAAGAGCTGAAAGAGAAATTCCTCAGAGTGAAAACTGTACCCCTCCTCAGCAAAGTGGATGATATCCATGCTATCTGTAGCCTCCTGAAAGACTTCCTTCGAAACCTCAAAGAACCCCTTCTGACCTTTCGGCTAAACAAGACCTTTATGGAAGCAGCAG aaATCACAGATGAGGACAACAGCATAGCTGCCATGTAccaggctgttggtgagctgccCCAGGCCAACAGAGACACATTAGCTTTCCTCATGATTCACTTGCAGAG AGTGGCTCAGAGCCCAAGCACTAAAATGGATGTTGCAAATCTGGCTAAAGTCTTTGCCCCTACAATAGTTGCCCATGCTGTGCCCAATCCAGATCCAGTGATAATGTTACAGGACATCAAGCGTCAACCCAAG GTGGTAGAGCGCCTGCTTTCACTACCCCTGGAATACTGGAGTCAGTTCATGATGGTGGAACAAGAGAACATTGACCCCATGCATGTCATCGAAAACTCAAATGCCTTTTCAACACCACAGACCCCAGATGTTAAAG